Proteins from a genomic interval of Garra rufa chromosome 4, GarRuf1.0, whole genome shotgun sequence:
- the arl1 gene encoding ADP-ribosylation factor-like protein 1, whose translation MGGFFSSLFSGLFGTREMRILILGLDGAGKTTILYRLQVGEVVTTIPTIGFNVETVTYKNLKFQVWDLGGQTSIRPYWRCYYSNTDAVIYVVDSSDRDRMGISKSELVAMLEEEELKKAILVVFANKQDMEQAMTPTEVANSLGLPALKDRKWQIFKTSATKGTGLDEAMEWLVESLKSRQ comes from the exons ATGG GGGGGTTCTTTTCCAGCCTCTTCTCAGGCCTGTTTGGCACCAGAGAAATGAGAATCCTCATTTTAGGTTTGGATGGAGCTGGAAAAACCACCATCTTGTACAGACTTCAAGTGGGAGAAGTGGTCACCACAATTCCTA CCATTGGTTTTAATGTGGAAACTGTGACGTACAAGAACTTGAAGTTTCAAGTGTGGGACCTCGGTGGACAGACAAGTATCAG GCCGTACTGGCGGTGTTATTACTCCAACACAGACGCTGTGATTTATGTGGTAGACAGCAGTGATCGTGATCGTATGGGCATCTCCAAATCGGAGCTGGTGGCCATGTTGGAG GAGGAGGAGCTGAAGAAAGCCATCCTGGTGGTGTTTGCAAACAAGCAGGACATGGAGCAGGCCATGACGCCTACCGAAGTGGCTAACTCTCTCGGTTTACCTGCGCTTAAGGATAGGAAGTGGCAGATCTTCAAGACGTCTGCTACCAAAGGCACAGGCCTGGATGAGGCAATGGAATG GTTGGTTGAGTCACTGAAGAGCCGGCAGTAA